A single genomic interval of Megalobrama amblycephala isolate DHTTF-2021 linkage group LG17, ASM1881202v1, whole genome shotgun sequence harbors:
- the lpin2 gene encoding phosphatidate phosphatase LPIN2 isoform X2: protein MKRLHPRAESELSGSCTEDNSEQDESSSLRASWSLASTMNYVGQLAGQVLVTMKELYKGINQATLSGCIDVVVVRQKDGTYQCSPFHVRFGKLGVLRSKEKVIDIEINGEPVDLHMKLGDNGEAFFVQETEEQNEIVPAHLATSPIPTESHLFWIGGDHRPSQNLDDDPLDPEDPPDPPVASTGAAKKKKKRRKKHKGDPRREELTPPAVISSTPSTDDIFEMDLSSDEDAASNTRSSSISTVREIEPRLPTVRHSLDNYPYSDGDWSPSNSHAMSEAFSPKSDSELVVRPSESLLKMESHMQWTWGEFPESTRVSKKEKMELPKTVTIMPSENTHFRVILSSEAMETDERERAIGTPSCTIVKPEPRTPVTPKTPSESELEMVPSGVLTSTPSSSLPAAHTAPAAASATHIGGDMGDVGPKSDSPSKKKGVPKRSQHQGPEDIYLDDLNVLEPDVAARYFPKSESDSGSKHWMDSGMRSGSQSPQSVGSAAADSGTECLSDSASDLPDVTLSLCGGLSENGEISKEKFMEHIITYHEFAENPAIIDNPNLVVKIGNRYYNWTLAAPLILSLQAFQKNLPKATEEAWVKERMPKKSGRWWFWRKRADSTIKQSESTGKLEVKQSQMEDGSSSLSMESHARKVDTRDSSSDEEGKEVSAAASSMERKVQSESHGHTSTHSYRKSLRLSSDQIASLKLKEGPNDVTFSITTQYQGTCRCEGTIYLWNWDDKVIISDIDGTITKSDVFGQILPQFGKDWTHQGIAKLYHSVAENGYKFLYCSARAIGMADMTRGYLQWVNDGGIILPRGPLMLSPSSLFSAFHREVIEKKPEIFKIECLTDIKNLFLLNKHPFYAAFGNRTNDVFAYKEVGVPLCRIFTVNPKGELIQEQTKGNKSSYSRLSELVDHVFPLLSKEQSSAFNFPEFSTFCFWRQPIPEIRPEDLNL from the exons ATGAAAAGACTCCATCCTAGGGCAGAATCAGAACTCTCTGGCAGCTGCACTGAGGACAATAGTGAACAAGATGAGTCCTCATCCCTTAGGGCATCATGGTCCTTG GCAAGCACCATGAATTACGTGGGACAGTTGGCAGGTCAGGTGCTGGTGACCATGAAGGAGCTGTATAAGGGCATTAACCAGGCCACGCTCTCAGGCTGCATCGATGTAGTGGTGGTCCGCCAGAAGGACGGCACCTACCAGTGCTCTCCTTTCCATGTGCGCTTCGGCAAACTGGGTGTGCTGCGCTCCAAAGAGAAAGTG ATTGACATAGAGATCAACGGGGAGCCTGTGGATCTCCACATGAAGCTGGGAGATAATGGAGAAGCCTTCTTTGTGCAGGAAACTGAGGAGCAGAAC gAGATTGTACCAGCTCATCTGGCTACCTCCCCCATCCCCACTGAGAGTCACCTCTTTTGGATCGGAGGTGATCACAGGCCAAGTCAGAACCTGGATGACGATCCACTAGACCCCGAGGACCCTCCTGATCCCCCTGTTGCCAGCACAGGGGCAgccaagaagaagaagaaacggAGGAAGAAGCATAAAGGCGACCCACGGCGAGAGGAGCTGACCCCTCCTGCCGTCATCAGCTCTACCCCTTCAACAGATGACATATTTGAAATGGACCTTAGTTCTGATGAGGACGCTGCTTCCAACACCAG ATCATCTTCAATCAGTACAGTTCGAGAAATTGAACCCAGGTTACCAACAGTTCGCCATTCTTTAGACAACTACCCTTACTCTGACGGAGACTGGTCTCCATCAAATAG TCATGCCATGTCAGAGGCCTTTTCTCCCAAGAGTGACTCTGAACTGGTCGTTCGGCCCTCAGAGAGCCTGCTCAAAATGGAGTCACACATGCAGTGGACATGGGGAGAGTTTCCAGAATCTACTAGG GTTTCAAAGAAGGAGAAGATGGAGCTGCCGAAGACCGTGACCATAATGCCTTCAGAGAACACTCACTTCAGAGTCATCCTCAGCTCAGAGGCCATGGAGACGGATGAAAGAGAACGAGCCATAGGAACTCCCAGCTGTACCATAGTCAAGCCTGAACCCCGCACCCCTGTGACCCCCAAAACTCCCAGTGAGTCGGAGTTGGAGATGGTACCTAGTGGAGTGTTGACATCCACTCCTTCATCCAGCCTCCCTGCTGCTCACACTGCTCCAGCTGCTGCCTCTGCTACTCATATAGGTGGAGACATGGGAGATGTTGGCCCCAAGAGTGACTCACCCTCCAAGAAGAAAG GCGTCCCAAAAAGAAGTCAGCACCAGGGCCCAGAGGACATCTACCTGGATGACCTGAATGTTCTGGAGCCTGATGTTGCTGCTCGCTACTTTCCTAAGAG TGAATCAGACTCCGGCTCCAAGCACTGGATGGATTCTGGGATGCGCTCAGGCTCTCAGTCCCCACAGTCTGTGGGCAGTGCTGCGGCTGACAGTGGCACCGAGTGTCTGTCTGACTCTGCCAGTGATCTGCCTGACGTCACTCTGTCTCTGTGTGGAGGGCTCAGTGAGAACGGAGAGATTTCCAAAG AAAAATTCATGGAGCATATCATCACGTACCATGAGTTTGCAGAGAATCCAGCTATCATAGACAATCCGAATTTAGTTGTTAAAATAGGAAACAG GTATTACAATTGGACATTGGCTGCCCCTTTGATCTTAAGTTTGCAAGCATTTCAGAAGAATTTACCCAAG GCTACAGAGGAAGCTTGGGTGAAAGAGAGGATGCCAAAGAAATCAGGCCGCTGGTGGTTCTGGAGAAAGAGAGCAGACAGCACTATTAAACAG TCAGAAAGCACTGGAAAGCTGGAGGTAAAACAGTCCCAAATGGAGGATGGCAGCTCATCTTTGTCAATGGAAAGTCATGCCCGCAA AGTGGACACCAGGGACTCGTCCAGCGATGAGGAGGGGAAGGAGGTGAGTGCTGCCGCATCGTCAATGGAGCGCAAGGTCCAGTCTGAATCCCACGGCCACACATCCACTCACTCCTACCGCAAGTCCCTGCGCCTCTCCTCCGATCAAATT GCTAGTTTGAAACTGAAGGAAGGACCCAACGATGTGACGTTCAGCATCACAACGCAGTACCAGGGCACATGCCGCTGTGAAGGCACCATCTACCTTTGGAACTGGGATGACAAAGTTATCATCTCAGATATTGATGGAACCATCACCAA ATCAGATGTGTTCGGGCAGATTTTGCCTCAGTTTGGGAAGGACTGGACGCACCAGGGCATTGCTAAACTCTACCACTCCGTGGCTGA gAATGGATATAAATTCCTGTACTGCTCAGCAAGGGCAATTGGTATGGCAGACATGACGCGAGGCTATCTGCAGTGGGTAAACGACGGAGGCATTATCCTGCCCCGTGGACCCCTCATGCTCTCTCCTAGTAGCCTCTTCTCGGCATTTCACAG GGAGGTGATTGAGAAGAAGCCAGAAATCTTCAAAATCGAATGCCTTACTGACATCAAGAACCTTTTCCTGCTCAACAAACATCCCTTTTATGCTGCATTTGGAAACCGAACGAAC GACGTCTTTGCCTATAAGGAGGTTGGAGTGCCACTCTGCAGAATCTTTACTGTTAACCCCAAAGGAGAGCTCATACAGGAGCAAACCAAGGGCAACAAGTCCTC GTACAGTAGATTGAGTGAGCTGGTGGATCACGTCTTTCCCTTGCTGAGTAAAGAACAAAGTTCGGCTTTCAATTTCCCAGAATTCAGCACCTTCTGTTTCTGGCGTCAGCCTATCCCCGAGATCCGTCCGGAGGACCTAAATTTATAG
- the lpin2 gene encoding phosphatidate phosphatase LPIN2 isoform X1, which yields MKRLHPRAESELSGSCTEDNSEQDESSSLRASWSLASTMNYVGQLAGQVLVTMKELYKGINQATLSGCIDVVVVRQKDGTYQCSPFHVRFGKLGVLRSKEKVIDIEINGEPVDLHMKLGDNGEAFFVQETEEQNEIVPAHLATSPIPTESHLFWIGGDHRPSQNLDDDPLDPEDPPDPPVASTGAAKKKKKRRKKHKGDPRREELTPPAVISSTPSTDDIFEMDLSSDEDAASNTRSSSISTVREIEPRLPTVRHSLDNYPYSDGDWSPSNSSHAMSEAFSPKSDSELVVRPSESLLKMESHMQWTWGEFPESTRVSKKEKMELPKTVTIMPSENTHFRVILSSEAMETDERERAIGTPSCTIVKPEPRTPVTPKTPSESELEMVPSGVLTSTPSSSLPAAHTAPAAASATHIGGDMGDVGPKSDSPSKKKGVPKRSQHQGPEDIYLDDLNVLEPDVAARYFPKSESDSGSKHWMDSGMRSGSQSPQSVGSAAADSGTECLSDSASDLPDVTLSLCGGLSENGEISKEKFMEHIITYHEFAENPAIIDNPNLVVKIGNRYYNWTLAAPLILSLQAFQKNLPKATEEAWVKERMPKKSGRWWFWRKRADSTIKQSESTGKLEVKQSQMEDGSSSLSMESHARKVDTRDSSSDEEGKEVSAAASSMERKVQSESHGHTSTHSYRKSLRLSSDQIASLKLKEGPNDVTFSITTQYQGTCRCEGTIYLWNWDDKVIISDIDGTITKSDVFGQILPQFGKDWTHQGIAKLYHSVAENGYKFLYCSARAIGMADMTRGYLQWVNDGGIILPRGPLMLSPSSLFSAFHREVIEKKPEIFKIECLTDIKNLFLLNKHPFYAAFGNRTNDVFAYKEVGVPLCRIFTVNPKGELIQEQTKGNKSSYSRLSELVDHVFPLLSKEQSSAFNFPEFSTFCFWRQPIPEIRPEDLNL from the exons ATGAAAAGACTCCATCCTAGGGCAGAATCAGAACTCTCTGGCAGCTGCACTGAGGACAATAGTGAACAAGATGAGTCCTCATCCCTTAGGGCATCATGGTCCTTG GCAAGCACCATGAATTACGTGGGACAGTTGGCAGGTCAGGTGCTGGTGACCATGAAGGAGCTGTATAAGGGCATTAACCAGGCCACGCTCTCAGGCTGCATCGATGTAGTGGTGGTCCGCCAGAAGGACGGCACCTACCAGTGCTCTCCTTTCCATGTGCGCTTCGGCAAACTGGGTGTGCTGCGCTCCAAAGAGAAAGTG ATTGACATAGAGATCAACGGGGAGCCTGTGGATCTCCACATGAAGCTGGGAGATAATGGAGAAGCCTTCTTTGTGCAGGAAACTGAGGAGCAGAAC gAGATTGTACCAGCTCATCTGGCTACCTCCCCCATCCCCACTGAGAGTCACCTCTTTTGGATCGGAGGTGATCACAGGCCAAGTCAGAACCTGGATGACGATCCACTAGACCCCGAGGACCCTCCTGATCCCCCTGTTGCCAGCACAGGGGCAgccaagaagaagaagaaacggAGGAAGAAGCATAAAGGCGACCCACGGCGAGAGGAGCTGACCCCTCCTGCCGTCATCAGCTCTACCCCTTCAACAGATGACATATTTGAAATGGACCTTAGTTCTGATGAGGACGCTGCTTCCAACACCAG ATCATCTTCAATCAGTACAGTTCGAGAAATTGAACCCAGGTTACCAACAGTTCGCCATTCTTTAGACAACTACCCTTACTCTGACGGAGACTGGTCTCCATCAAATAG CAGTCATGCCATGTCAGAGGCCTTTTCTCCCAAGAGTGACTCTGAACTGGTCGTTCGGCCCTCAGAGAGCCTGCTCAAAATGGAGTCACACATGCAGTGGACATGGGGAGAGTTTCCAGAATCTACTAGG GTTTCAAAGAAGGAGAAGATGGAGCTGCCGAAGACCGTGACCATAATGCCTTCAGAGAACACTCACTTCAGAGTCATCCTCAGCTCAGAGGCCATGGAGACGGATGAAAGAGAACGAGCCATAGGAACTCCCAGCTGTACCATAGTCAAGCCTGAACCCCGCACCCCTGTGACCCCCAAAACTCCCAGTGAGTCGGAGTTGGAGATGGTACCTAGTGGAGTGTTGACATCCACTCCTTCATCCAGCCTCCCTGCTGCTCACACTGCTCCAGCTGCTGCCTCTGCTACTCATATAGGTGGAGACATGGGAGATGTTGGCCCCAAGAGTGACTCACCCTCCAAGAAGAAAG GCGTCCCAAAAAGAAGTCAGCACCAGGGCCCAGAGGACATCTACCTGGATGACCTGAATGTTCTGGAGCCTGATGTTGCTGCTCGCTACTTTCCTAAGAG TGAATCAGACTCCGGCTCCAAGCACTGGATGGATTCTGGGATGCGCTCAGGCTCTCAGTCCCCACAGTCTGTGGGCAGTGCTGCGGCTGACAGTGGCACCGAGTGTCTGTCTGACTCTGCCAGTGATCTGCCTGACGTCACTCTGTCTCTGTGTGGAGGGCTCAGTGAGAACGGAGAGATTTCCAAAG AAAAATTCATGGAGCATATCATCACGTACCATGAGTTTGCAGAGAATCCAGCTATCATAGACAATCCGAATTTAGTTGTTAAAATAGGAAACAG GTATTACAATTGGACATTGGCTGCCCCTTTGATCTTAAGTTTGCAAGCATTTCAGAAGAATTTACCCAAG GCTACAGAGGAAGCTTGGGTGAAAGAGAGGATGCCAAAGAAATCAGGCCGCTGGTGGTTCTGGAGAAAGAGAGCAGACAGCACTATTAAACAG TCAGAAAGCACTGGAAAGCTGGAGGTAAAACAGTCCCAAATGGAGGATGGCAGCTCATCTTTGTCAATGGAAAGTCATGCCCGCAA AGTGGACACCAGGGACTCGTCCAGCGATGAGGAGGGGAAGGAGGTGAGTGCTGCCGCATCGTCAATGGAGCGCAAGGTCCAGTCTGAATCCCACGGCCACACATCCACTCACTCCTACCGCAAGTCCCTGCGCCTCTCCTCCGATCAAATT GCTAGTTTGAAACTGAAGGAAGGACCCAACGATGTGACGTTCAGCATCACAACGCAGTACCAGGGCACATGCCGCTGTGAAGGCACCATCTACCTTTGGAACTGGGATGACAAAGTTATCATCTCAGATATTGATGGAACCATCACCAA ATCAGATGTGTTCGGGCAGATTTTGCCTCAGTTTGGGAAGGACTGGACGCACCAGGGCATTGCTAAACTCTACCACTCCGTGGCTGA gAATGGATATAAATTCCTGTACTGCTCAGCAAGGGCAATTGGTATGGCAGACATGACGCGAGGCTATCTGCAGTGGGTAAACGACGGAGGCATTATCCTGCCCCGTGGACCCCTCATGCTCTCTCCTAGTAGCCTCTTCTCGGCATTTCACAG GGAGGTGATTGAGAAGAAGCCAGAAATCTTCAAAATCGAATGCCTTACTGACATCAAGAACCTTTTCCTGCTCAACAAACATCCCTTTTATGCTGCATTTGGAAACCGAACGAAC GACGTCTTTGCCTATAAGGAGGTTGGAGTGCCACTCTGCAGAATCTTTACTGTTAACCCCAAAGGAGAGCTCATACAGGAGCAAACCAAGGGCAACAAGTCCTC GTACAGTAGATTGAGTGAGCTGGTGGATCACGTCTTTCCCTTGCTGAGTAAAGAACAAAGTTCGGCTTTCAATTTCCCAGAATTCAGCACCTTCTGTTTCTGGCGTCAGCCTATCCCCGAGATCCGTCCGGAGGACCTAAATTTATAG
- the lpin2 gene encoding phosphatidate phosphatase LPIN2 isoform X3: MNYVGQLAGQVLVTMKELYKGINQATLSGCIDVVVVRQKDGTYQCSPFHVRFGKLGVLRSKEKVIDIEINGEPVDLHMKLGDNGEAFFVQETEEQNEIVPAHLATSPIPTESHLFWIGGDHRPSQNLDDDPLDPEDPPDPPVASTGAAKKKKKRRKKHKGDPRREELTPPAVISSTPSTDDIFEMDLSSDEDAASNTRSSSISTVREIEPRLPTVRHSLDNYPYSDGDWSPSNSSHAMSEAFSPKSDSELVVRPSESLLKMESHMQWTWGEFPESTRVSKKEKMELPKTVTIMPSENTHFRVILSSEAMETDERERAIGTPSCTIVKPEPRTPVTPKTPSESELEMVPSGVLTSTPSSSLPAAHTAPAAASATHIGGDMGDVGPKSDSPSKKKGVPKRSQHQGPEDIYLDDLNVLEPDVAARYFPKSESDSGSKHWMDSGMRSGSQSPQSVGSAAADSGTECLSDSASDLPDVTLSLCGGLSENGEISKEKFMEHIITYHEFAENPAIIDNPNLVVKIGNRYYNWTLAAPLILSLQAFQKNLPKATEEAWVKERMPKKSGRWWFWRKRADSTIKQSESTGKLEVKQSQMEDGSSSLSMESHARKVDTRDSSSDEEGKEVSAAASSMERKVQSESHGHTSTHSYRKSLRLSSDQIASLKLKEGPNDVTFSITTQYQGTCRCEGTIYLWNWDDKVIISDIDGTITKSDVFGQILPQFGKDWTHQGIAKLYHSVAENGYKFLYCSARAIGMADMTRGYLQWVNDGGIILPRGPLMLSPSSLFSAFHREVIEKKPEIFKIECLTDIKNLFLLNKHPFYAAFGNRTNDVFAYKEVGVPLCRIFTVNPKGELIQEQTKGNKSSYSRLSELVDHVFPLLSKEQSSAFNFPEFSTFCFWRQPIPEIRPEDLNL; the protein is encoded by the exons ATGAATTACGTGGGACAGTTGGCAGGTCAGGTGCTGGTGACCATGAAGGAGCTGTATAAGGGCATTAACCAGGCCACGCTCTCAGGCTGCATCGATGTAGTGGTGGTCCGCCAGAAGGACGGCACCTACCAGTGCTCTCCTTTCCATGTGCGCTTCGGCAAACTGGGTGTGCTGCGCTCCAAAGAGAAAGTG ATTGACATAGAGATCAACGGGGAGCCTGTGGATCTCCACATGAAGCTGGGAGATAATGGAGAAGCCTTCTTTGTGCAGGAAACTGAGGAGCAGAAC gAGATTGTACCAGCTCATCTGGCTACCTCCCCCATCCCCACTGAGAGTCACCTCTTTTGGATCGGAGGTGATCACAGGCCAAGTCAGAACCTGGATGACGATCCACTAGACCCCGAGGACCCTCCTGATCCCCCTGTTGCCAGCACAGGGGCAgccaagaagaagaagaaacggAGGAAGAAGCATAAAGGCGACCCACGGCGAGAGGAGCTGACCCCTCCTGCCGTCATCAGCTCTACCCCTTCAACAGATGACATATTTGAAATGGACCTTAGTTCTGATGAGGACGCTGCTTCCAACACCAG ATCATCTTCAATCAGTACAGTTCGAGAAATTGAACCCAGGTTACCAACAGTTCGCCATTCTTTAGACAACTACCCTTACTCTGACGGAGACTGGTCTCCATCAAATAG CAGTCATGCCATGTCAGAGGCCTTTTCTCCCAAGAGTGACTCTGAACTGGTCGTTCGGCCCTCAGAGAGCCTGCTCAAAATGGAGTCACACATGCAGTGGACATGGGGAGAGTTTCCAGAATCTACTAGG GTTTCAAAGAAGGAGAAGATGGAGCTGCCGAAGACCGTGACCATAATGCCTTCAGAGAACACTCACTTCAGAGTCATCCTCAGCTCAGAGGCCATGGAGACGGATGAAAGAGAACGAGCCATAGGAACTCCCAGCTGTACCATAGTCAAGCCTGAACCCCGCACCCCTGTGACCCCCAAAACTCCCAGTGAGTCGGAGTTGGAGATGGTACCTAGTGGAGTGTTGACATCCACTCCTTCATCCAGCCTCCCTGCTGCTCACACTGCTCCAGCTGCTGCCTCTGCTACTCATATAGGTGGAGACATGGGAGATGTTGGCCCCAAGAGTGACTCACCCTCCAAGAAGAAAG GCGTCCCAAAAAGAAGTCAGCACCAGGGCCCAGAGGACATCTACCTGGATGACCTGAATGTTCTGGAGCCTGATGTTGCTGCTCGCTACTTTCCTAAGAG TGAATCAGACTCCGGCTCCAAGCACTGGATGGATTCTGGGATGCGCTCAGGCTCTCAGTCCCCACAGTCTGTGGGCAGTGCTGCGGCTGACAGTGGCACCGAGTGTCTGTCTGACTCTGCCAGTGATCTGCCTGACGTCACTCTGTCTCTGTGTGGAGGGCTCAGTGAGAACGGAGAGATTTCCAAAG AAAAATTCATGGAGCATATCATCACGTACCATGAGTTTGCAGAGAATCCAGCTATCATAGACAATCCGAATTTAGTTGTTAAAATAGGAAACAG GTATTACAATTGGACATTGGCTGCCCCTTTGATCTTAAGTTTGCAAGCATTTCAGAAGAATTTACCCAAG GCTACAGAGGAAGCTTGGGTGAAAGAGAGGATGCCAAAGAAATCAGGCCGCTGGTGGTTCTGGAGAAAGAGAGCAGACAGCACTATTAAACAG TCAGAAAGCACTGGAAAGCTGGAGGTAAAACAGTCCCAAATGGAGGATGGCAGCTCATCTTTGTCAATGGAAAGTCATGCCCGCAA AGTGGACACCAGGGACTCGTCCAGCGATGAGGAGGGGAAGGAGGTGAGTGCTGCCGCATCGTCAATGGAGCGCAAGGTCCAGTCTGAATCCCACGGCCACACATCCACTCACTCCTACCGCAAGTCCCTGCGCCTCTCCTCCGATCAAATT GCTAGTTTGAAACTGAAGGAAGGACCCAACGATGTGACGTTCAGCATCACAACGCAGTACCAGGGCACATGCCGCTGTGAAGGCACCATCTACCTTTGGAACTGGGATGACAAAGTTATCATCTCAGATATTGATGGAACCATCACCAA ATCAGATGTGTTCGGGCAGATTTTGCCTCAGTTTGGGAAGGACTGGACGCACCAGGGCATTGCTAAACTCTACCACTCCGTGGCTGA gAATGGATATAAATTCCTGTACTGCTCAGCAAGGGCAATTGGTATGGCAGACATGACGCGAGGCTATCTGCAGTGGGTAAACGACGGAGGCATTATCCTGCCCCGTGGACCCCTCATGCTCTCTCCTAGTAGCCTCTTCTCGGCATTTCACAG GGAGGTGATTGAGAAGAAGCCAGAAATCTTCAAAATCGAATGCCTTACTGACATCAAGAACCTTTTCCTGCTCAACAAACATCCCTTTTATGCTGCATTTGGAAACCGAACGAAC GACGTCTTTGCCTATAAGGAGGTTGGAGTGCCACTCTGCAGAATCTTTACTGTTAACCCCAAAGGAGAGCTCATACAGGAGCAAACCAAGGGCAACAAGTCCTC GTACAGTAGATTGAGTGAGCTGGTGGATCACGTCTTTCCCTTGCTGAGTAAAGAACAAAGTTCGGCTTTCAATTTCCCAGAATTCAGCACCTTCTGTTTCTGGCGTCAGCCTATCCCCGAGATCCGTCCGGAGGACCTAAATTTATAG